From one Brachypodium distachyon strain Bd21 chromosome 4, Brachypodium_distachyon_v3.0, whole genome shotgun sequence genomic stretch:
- the LOC100846760 gene encoding uncharacterized protein LOC100846760, whose amino-acid sequence MGKMARLVDGIKATLRNKIKKKQDDEGAAPPYSACYDKVGKTESMRVEIRSRRAQQLIAKNLAAADSKRKTKKRFFAF is encoded by the coding sequence atGGGGAAGATGGCGAGGCTGGTCGACGGCATCAAGGCGACGCTGCGCAACAAGATTAAGAAGAAGCAGGACGACGAgggcgcggcgccgccgtacTCGGCGTGCTACGACAAGGTGGGCAAGACGGAGAGCATGAGGGTGGAGATCAGGAGCCGCCGCGCGCAGCAGCTCATCGCCAAgaacctcgccgccgccgactccaaGAGGAAGACAAAGAAGCGCTTCTTCGCCTTCTGA
- the LOC100820955 gene encoding protein CHAPERONE-LIKE PROTEIN OF POR1, chloroplastic, translating to MQATAASFLARPLPRPHRIGRLADGAAVSGGVFSLPPRLRGPRCSVSLSIGAGSGDTGDSGFSYQYAPVFRRYRVRDPYKLLGVDRDASEEEIRSAKNFLIQQYAGHEASEEAIEGAYEKIIMKSYQHRKKTKINLKTKLLKRVEESPSWVKALLGYFEVPSMDIISRRLLYFAFIAGWSIATSAENGPAFQLAISLFSCIYFLNDKMKNLLRASTTGFGVLVGGWIIGSLLVPLIPTFIIPPTWSLELLTSLVAYVFLFLGCTFLK from the exons ATGCAGGCGACGGCCGCATCCTTCCTCGCCCGCCCGCTCCCGCGGCCCCATCG CATTGGCAGGTTAGCGGATGGGGCAGCGGTGAGCGGAGGCGTATTTTCGCTACCACCGCGGCTACGGGGTCCACGGTGCTCTGTGAGCCTCTCTATCGGCGCCGGTTCTGGTGACACCGGAGACAGCGGGTTCAGCTACC AGTATGCTCCTGTCTTCCGAAGGTACCGTGTGCGTGATCCCTACAAGCTTCTTGGTGTTGATCGTGATGCATCTGAAGAAGAGATCAGAAGTGCAAAAAACTTCCTAATTCAACAGTATGCTGGACACGAAGCAAGTGAAGAAGCTATTGAAGGTGCTTATGAGAAGATAATAATGAAGAGCTACCAGCATcggaagaaaacaaaaattaatcTGAAAACCAAGCTATTAAAGCGAGTTGAGGAATCCCCGTCATGGGTAAAGGCACTGCTTGGATACTTTGAGGTTCCATCAATGGATATTATTTCGAGAAGATTACTCTATTTTGCTTTCATCGCTGGATGGAGTATAGCAACTTCTGCTGAGAATGGACCTGCATTCCAG CTCGCAATATCACTCTTCTCGTGCATATACTTCCTTAATGACAAGATGAAGAACCTTCTCAGAGCATCCACCACTGG GTTTGGAGTACTTGTTGGTGGCTGGATTATTGGTTCTCTGTTGGTGCCGCTTATCCCAACATTTATCATCCCTCCTACATGGTCCCTTGAGCTTCTTACCTCATTGGTTGCATATGTTTTCTTGTTCCTGGGATGCACTTTCCTGAAATGA